The DNA window TCACGCGCATCTGTTCAGCGGTCGCATCACCCGGCGTGTTGCCGTGCTTTTTGATCGAGATCGTGACGATGGCGTGGTCCGCGTTCTTGTGCGGTGCGATGTTGGTGTCGACCCACGACCGGAAAACCGGATCGTTGGTATAGGCACCTTCGAACGTGGCCACGGATGCCTCGCGGAAGGCAGGCAGGGCAAAATGCGTCTTGATCTCGTCCAGCAGCGCCATGTCGACGCCTTTGAATTGGGGGCGCACTTGGGCATAACGTTCTTCCACGCGGGCGCGGATGTCGTCAATACCGTGCTCGTGCACAGTGATCTTGATGCGGGCCTTGTACTTGTTGTCTCGGCGGCCGATCTGATTCCACACGGAAACGGTGGCTTCGAGGTAAGCCAGCAGATCGTCGAAGGCGATGAATTCGTTCAAGGTTTTGCCGATCATCGGCGTCCGGCCCAGACCGCCACCCACGATGACCTTGGCGCCCAGAACGCCGTCACGCTCGACCAGTTGCAGGCCGATGTCATGCGCCTTGATCACGGCGCGGTCGTTTTCCGAGCCGGTTATGGCGATCTTGAACTTGCGCGGCATGAACTGGAATTCGGGGTGGTCGGTGGACCACTGGCGCAGCAATTCGGCATAGGGACGCGGGTCGGCAACCTCGTCAGCCGCAGCACCGGCGAAATGGTCGGCGGTCACGTTGCGGATGGTATTGCCGCTGGTCTGGATGGCGTGCATGCCAACCTCGGCCAGTGCGTCCAGCATATCCGGCACGTCATTCAACTTGGGCCAGTTGTACTGAATGTTCTGGCGCGTGGTGAAATGGCCGTAACCCTTGTCCCACTTTTCGGCCAGCAGGGCCAGCTGGCGCATCTGCGCGCTGTTGAGCGTGCCATAAGGAATGGCGACCCGCAGCATATAGGCGTGCAGCTGCAGATACAGGCCGTTCATCAGGCGAAGCGGCTTGAATTCATCCTCGGTCAGCGAGCCGTCGATGCGGCGCTCGACCTGGGCGCGGAACTGAGCGTTGCGTTCAGCAAGAAAGGCTGTGTCAAACTCGGAGTAGCGATACATGGTTTGCTGTCCTTGTTGCAGCCCCGGACATGGGGCCTTTTGAGGGGAGAGAGAAGGGGCCCAGATCAGGCCCGGGGCTGCGGAGAGGTTTCCTGCTTGCCGTGCACGTAGTTCGACGGCCCGGTGCGGCGGAAGTCCTCTCTAAAGTGGGTGGGTTCGGGGCCAGTGTCGCCGGCCACCGCATCGGCCAGATAGGCCCCCACGATCACGTTTGCCTGCCGCGAGGCATCCAGCAGCCGCAGCTGCGCATGCGCCTCGTCGGTGATCAGCTCGGCCTCGGAAATATGGCGCGACCAGCGATCATCGGCGGTTTGATAAATCACGTCACCTTCCAGCAGGTGGTTGGCAGTGACGATCTTGGGGGTAAAGGCACGGGCCATCAGGCAAATTCCTTGTTCAATTGGGTCAGGGCTTGCGCCGCGTCGCGGGGCGCGAGGCCATAAAGGGTCAGGGCGGGGCCGTCCATTTCGGCGGCGGCCAGATCGGTGGGCAGCTTGTCCAGCGTGGTCGCCAGAACGCGCTGATCGGGGCGCGAGGCGTTTTCGACCAGCGTCACAGGCGTTGCGCGGTCGGCACCGTGCATGATCAGGCGGCCCTGAACGAAACGGGCCGATTTCTTGCCCATATAGATCGCGGCAACCTCGCCCGTGCGCGCCAGAGCGGCCCAGTCGTGATCGGCAAAGCCTTTCATGTCGTGGCCGGTCAGAAACCGGACCGAGGAATTGCGGCCACGGCGTGTCAGGCTCTGTCCGATGCCCGCGACAGCGGCCGAGGCAGCGGTCAGGCCGGGCACGATGCGCCAGGTGACGCCGGCGGCCTCAACCGCTTCAATCTCTTCATCCAGACGGCCAAAGACGGTGGGGTCGCCGGACTTGAGCCGAACCACACGGGCGCCGGTGAGGGCGGTTTCAGCCAGCAGCGCGTCGATGTCCGATTGCTTCCACGACGGACCAAAGCCTGCCTTGCCCACATCAACCAGACGCGCGGTCTTGCCCGCAAGGGCCAGGATCTCTTCGCTGATCAGACGATCGTGCATGACCACATCCGCCATCTCAAACGCGCGCATGGCTTTCAGCGTCAGCAGTTCGGGATCACCCGGACCTGCGCCGACAAAGTCGACGTGGCCTTGTGGAATATGGTGCGTGGTCGTGGACATTGTTGGTCCCTGTGGTGTGTTTGACTTGGGTCTCAATATAGGAAATATTCCCGCCAATGCGCCATATGGGCGATCAAATAAGGACAAGTGTTTTCGAAGTTCGGCGAAACGGAACGCCGGTTTCGAATGAGAGGGAAAACAGGAATGTCGGTACGAATAGACGACACAGATCGGAAAATTCTGGCTGAGCTGCAACGCGACGCTAGCCAGTCGCTGGACGAAATCGCGTCTCGCGTGGGGTCCTCCAAGACGCCGGTCTGGAATCGCATCCGCAAGCTGCGCGGTGCTGGTGTGATCGGTCAGCAGACGGTGCAACTGGACGCCGAGGCGCTTGGGTTCGAGGCCTGTTTCTTTGTCCTGATCCGCACGTCCGAGCATGAGGCCGAGTGGCAGAAAGCCTTCCTAAAGGCCTTGCGGGATCGCCCCGAAGTGCAAGAGGCGCACCGCCTGGCGGGCGACATCGACTATATCCTGAAAGTGCGGGTGCAGAACGCGCGGGCTTATGATGCCTTTTATCAGGCGCTCATTTCCGAGGTGCGGGTGCACAACGTCACAGCGCTCTTGTCGATGGAAGAGATCAAATCAACCACGATGCTGCCGCTATAGGCGGAACAGTTCGACCGGATCGGCGACACCGCGGATGTCATGAGGACCAATGCTGGCGGTTTTGGCCTGCGCGTGTTGGGCCACGGCGGCGGTGAACAAGGCCGGGTGGTGCAGGTTCTTGCAAAGCGCCTGCACCCGGCTTGCCATATTCACCGGCGGGCCAACCACGGTGTAATCGAGCCGGTCGGGGCTGCCGATGTTGCCAAAAGTGACCGGGCCAAAATCAGCACTCAGGACAAAGGCGATCTGTTCACGGCTCTCTTCCTGGGCGCATTGATTGTAACTTTCAAGCGCGGCGAGAGCTTGTTCGGCGGCTTTAATCGTGGCGGTGCAAGCCCGGTTGGCATCGTCGTCGCGAAAGATCGCCAGAACGCCATCGCCCATGAACTTGAGCACATCGCCGCCTTGATCCCGAACGGCCGTAACGATCATGTCGAAGTAATCCCCCATCACCGTGAGCAGCTTGGCCTCGGGCCAGGCTTCGGACTTGGCGGTGAACCCGCGCAGATCAGCAATCAGGATCGCGGCCGAAACCGAGGTGTTCTCGCCGCGTTTGATGTGGCCGTCCCCGATCTCAACAGCCGGACCATCGCCCAGATAGGTGCGCAACAGGCTGTCTTGGGATTCGCGCATTGCAATCGGTTCCATCGCGGCGGCCAACGCTTGGCGGGTGTCTTCAAACGCTTGGATGTCGGCGTCGCTGAATCCATCGGGATGGTGCGTTGTCAGGCTGGTTCCCTGAACAGACCCATCGCCATATTCCAATGCCATTGCAAAGAAATCCGTCGCCCCGCCTGCCGCAAGCTCGGCATAGACGTCGTGTTCATGGGCAAGGTTCAGATCCATGATCCGTTTGCGCAACGATGTTCGCGTGGTGATGACATGTTCGAACGGGCTGCCCTTCCAGGCCGAGGTATCCAGGATGGTCGACGGGACAACGTATTTCTCGGTGTTCTGCGGCGTCCAGATGATGCCCCAGGCGCTGAGGATTGGATTGGAATATTGCTGTGCCACCCGCACCCGCGCCAGCGGAACGCCCATATCGACCAAAGCCTGACAATAGCCGCGCACGATGGCGATCTCGTCGCCAAGCAGACGACCGTCAGAAATCAGCCAGCGGTTCAGATCGGTTGGGGTGGGCACGGGCGCTCTCTGTGGTTTCGGTGCTCTTCTCCATAGTTTGGGCGAAGCACGGTCTTTTCAACCCTTCGACACCTCTAGCCGAGTAAGGCCGTGGAAATGGTAGGTGTTGGCGTATTCCGGCGGGGCGTTCAGCATCAGGTTCGGGCAGCGTTGAAACAGGATCGGCAGCGCGATGCGCAGTTCCAGACGCGCGAGCGGCGCGCCGACACAGAAATGCAGCCCGCCGCCAAAGCTGGTGTTGGTCTGGATGTGACGGGTGGGATCAAAGCGGTCTGGATCGCTCCAGATCGCCGGATCGCGGTTGGCTGCCCCCAAAAGCAGCGCCACCTGATCGCCGCGTTTGAAGTCATGCCCGTAAAGTTGAACGTCCTCATAGGCATAGCGCGTGAACATATGCAGGGGCGGGTCGTAACGCAGGATTTCCTCGACCGTTTCGTCCAAGGCATTGCTGAACAATGTATCAACCGATCCGGTTTCAAGCAGCGTCTTAACCCCGTTCGACAAGGCATGCACTGTCGCTTCATGCCCGGCATTCAGCAACAGGATGCAGGTGCCGATCAGCTCGTCGGTGTTCAGCTTCTCGCCTTCTTCTTCGGCTGCGATCAGACGGGTGATCAGGTCGTCGCGTGGGTCGTTGCGGCGTTCATCAATATAGCCACGCAGGAAATCCGCAAACTCGGTTGAGGCGCGGGCTGCAGCATCCTCGGTCTCGCGTGTGCGGCTGGCCTGATACATCGCGACCATGTCATGGGACCACTTCAACAGATCAGGCGCCATTGCCTCGGGCACGCCCAATAGACGGCAGATCGTGATCACCGGCACTTGGGTGCAATAGGCGTCGAGCAGGTCGAACGGGCCATCGGGGAATTGGTCGATCAGATGGTGACAGAGGGTTTCGATGTCCGGGGCCAGCGAGCCTATGGCGCGCGAGGTGAAGGCGCGCAGAACCAGCGCGCGCAGCCGCGTGTGGCGCGGCGGTTCCGCTTCGAGCAGTGAGGTCGCCTCGATCGCAAGCCACGGGGCCAGATGCGCCGGGCCGGGTTTGGCCATCTCGGGTGGAACCTCGCGGCCAAAGCGGCGGTCTTTCAACAGGCTTTGCACAGCAGCATGAGTAAAGGCGGCAGGCATGCCGTAGTCGGCCCAAAACTGCAGATCCCCATCGGCGCGGGCCGCGCGATAGAAGGCATAAGGATCTTGGACAAATTCCGGGGCTGTGGGGGTCTGGTGCAAAGTCTTCATGCTTCGGGTGTGCCGCGCGCCTCTGGTCAATGCAAGAGCAGCTTTGCTAAGATCAGGGACATGAAGGGATATTGGCGTCAGCGCAGCTGGATCATCGTTGGGTTCTTTGGCGTGGTGGCGACCCTTGCCGCGGGCGTCTGGACCTATGGCTATCGTCAGGCGCTGGATCAACTGGCGTTGAGGGCCGAGGCCGATCTGGCATTGGCCAGCGACCGGTTAAGCACCCAGTTGCAGATTTATCAGGAACTTGCGGTGCTGACGGCGACGCATCCCGGGCTGCGCGGCCTCGACAACAGTCCCGAGATGCAGGCCCAGGCCAATACGCTGATGGTGGCAATTGCCGACAAGACCGGGGCTTTGGATGTGGCTTTCGCCGACCGCAACGGTCGGGTGCTAGCCGCAGCCCAGGGTTTGGCGGGGCAGGACCTGTCCCGAACTCCTTATTTCGAACGCGCACTTCAGGGCGCGCTAGGCACCCATCATGAGGTCATGCCCCAGACCGGGCGGCGCGCCTATTTCTATGCCGCGCCCGCGTTTGAGCCCGACGGCCCGGTCCGCGGTGTGCTGATCGTGGTCGCTGATCTGGAAGATGTGGAACAGACATGGCGCGGCTCGCTCCCGCCAGTGTTCTTCACTGATGACGCGGGAAAGGTTTTTATCTCGAACCGGCCCGAGCTGCTGTTCTGGCAAAGAGAGGCAGGGCAGATCGGCCTGGCCCCGGTCACGGGGGATGCTCCTGCCTTTGGCTCCATTGATGTGGGCGAGCATGAGATCTGGCAGCTCAACTGGGGGCCACATGTGCCGCGCGCAGGCTTGCACACCACCGTCAGCCTGCCGCAAATCGGAATGACGGGGGAAATCATCGTGGATGTGGCCCCCGCGGCCCGGATCGCGGGGCTTCAGGCGGCCGCTTTGGCGGCCCTGTGTTTGGCCTTTGGCGCGTTGCTGTTTTTGGCGTCGGAACGGCGCCGGGCGTTGACCTTGGCCAATGCGGATCTGGAAAGCCGCGTGGCGGATCGAACGCGTGTTTTGCAAGACACCAATGTGCAGCTGCGTCGCGAGGTAAGTGAACGTGAAGAGGCCGAAGCGGCGCTCAAACGCGCGCAGGCGGATCTGGTGCAGGCGGGCAAGCTGTCGGCGCTTGGACAGATGTCGGCGGGCATCAGTCACGAGCTCAATCAGCCGCTGATGGCGATCCAGCAGTTTGCCGACAACGGCGCGGCCTTTCTGGATCGGGGCCGGAGCGAGAAGGCGGGTGAAAATCTGGGGCGCATCTCGGACATGGCCGCACGCATGGCGCGGATCATCAAGAACCTGCGCGCCTTTGCCCGCAATGAGAGCGAGCCGATGGGCAAGGTCGATCTGGTGCAGGTGATTGACACGGCTGTCGAACTGACGGCCACGCACCTCAAGGCGGAAGGTGTCACGCTGAATTGGGCGCGCTCGCTGACGCCGGTCTATGCCTGGGGCGGAGAGGTGCGATTGGGGCAGGTGTTCGTCAATCTGATCAACAATGCGGTGGACGCCATGGCGGATGCAGAAGACAAGCAGATCGAGATCGTCGTTCATGGTGGCAATCGGCTGCATGTTACGGTGTCCGACACCGGACCTGGAATTGAAGAGCCCGAAAAGATCTTTGATCCGTTCTATTCCACCAAGGCGGTTGGCAGCTCCGAAGGGATGGGATTGGGGCTTTCGATCTCATACGGGTTGGTGCAGAGCTTTGGCGGTAATATTCGCGGGGCCAACACGGACCAGGGCGCGGTGTTCACGGTGGAACTGGAGCCTTTTGGCAAGGAGCAGGCGGCATGACGTGCAGGGTTTTATTGATCGACGATGATGCCGCCGTGCGCGAAGCACTGTCGCAGACGCTCGAGCTGGCGGATTATGACGCGCTGACGGCGGGGTCTTTCGTGGCCGCCAAGGATCACATCCGGCCCGATTTCGATGGGGTGATCCTGTCTGACATCCGCATGCCGGGGCGGGACGGGTTTCACTTGCTCGATTACACGCAAGAGGTGGACGCCGAGTTGCCGGTGATCTTGTTGACCGGCGAAGGCGACATCCCGATGGCGGTCAAGGCTATGGGGCAGGGGGCGTTCGGGTTCCTGGAAAAACCCTGCGCCCGTGCGGATTTGCTGGCGGTGCTGGAGCGGGCCAGCCGCACGCGCGCGCTGGTGCTGGAAAACCGGGCGTTGAAATTGCAGCTGGAGACCGGTGATCCGGCGGCGCGGATGCTCTTTGGCACCTCGTCGCAGTCCGAGGAACTGCGCGCGCGGGTGCGGTCAGTGGCGCGCACGGGGGCCGAGGTGTTGGTGACCGGGCCGGCAGGGAGCGGCATTTCCAAGGTGGCCGAGGTGGTTCACCTGATGTCGCCCGCGGGGCAGGGCCCTTTTGTCAAACGTCCCGCCGCCGGGCTGAGCGCGCAGGAATTTGCGCGGCTGTGTGATGAGGCTTCGGGTGGGTCCTTGTTTCTGGATGAGGTCTCGGCCATGCCCGAGGCGACGCAATACGCGGCACTTGAGCTGATCGAGCAGGGGGCCGGCACGCGCATATTGGCCGGAACCACTGCGGATCTGGGGGCTTTGGCGGCGCAGGGGGTGTTCAATGCCGATCTCTTCTATCGCCTTGATGTGATGCGGGTGCGCATCCCGTCCCTGGCCGAGCGGCCCGAGGATATTCCCGTGCTGTTCCGACACTACGTGGCGCAGGCCGCCGAGCAGGCAGGCATAGACGCGCCCGAGATCACGCCGGATCATCTGGCCGCGCTCATGGCGCAGGATTGGCCGGGAAACGCGCGGTCGCTGATGTCAGCTGCGATGCGATTCGTTCTGGGCATGCCCGAAGATGTGGCGCAGGCGGCAGAGCTGGGGCTGGCGGAGCAATTGGCGCGGGTGGAACGGGCTTTGCTGGTGTCTGCCCTTGGGCGCAACAACGGCAAGGCGTCCGAGGCGGCCAAGGTGCTGAAACTGCCGCGCAAGACCTTTTACGACAAGCTCACCCGTTACGGCATAAGGCCCGAAGACTACCGTCGGTAGAAGGGAGGGGCGCTCCCGCGTCTGCGGATCACATCAAAGATGTGTCCGAACAGACTTGGCCATATCTACTTTGTCTGGGCAGGTCGGCCCCTGTCGGGCCCGGCCTGCGGCACCGTGATTCGGAGAGGTGATTCGTCTGGATGTGCGGATTTTCGCACAAGTGGGAGGCGGGATGTGCGGAAATTCGCACATCAAGGGAACAAGGCGCTTTTCAAAACCGTGGGGCACCCCATCAGTGATTTGAAAATAAAAGATAAAAATCGAAGTATGTACCAGTTCGCTACAAATCGTTGAGCTGTTGTCCGTGAGTCGGTTCACTTCGTTCAGCACGCCGCTCTTCGGCGTTTGCCAATCTGGTTCAGACAATCTGTAGGGAGAGAGCAGATGAAATTTCTAGCAACCGCCGCAACCGCACTGGCGCTGAGCGTCACCGCCACCGCCGGGTTTGCCGCCTGTGATGATGGTGAGATCGTCGTCAAGTTTGCGCATGTCACCAACACCGACAAGCACCCCAAGGGGATCGCCGCCTCGCTGCTGGAGCAACGCGTCAATGACGAGATGAACGGCACCATGTGCATGGAGGTCTATCCGAACTCCACGCTGTACAACGACAACAAGGTGCTCGAAGCCATGTTGCAGGGCGACGTGCAGCTTGCCGCACCGTCGCTGTCGAAGTTTGAAAAGTTCACCAAGCAGTTCCGCCTGTTCGACCTGCCGTTCATGTTCAAGAACATTGAAGCCGTGGACGCGTTCCAGTCGTCAGCAGACGGTCAGGCGATGCTCGACAGCATGCAGCGCCGCGGTCTGCAGGGCCTTGCGTTCTGGCACAACGGCATGAAGCAGATGTCGGCCAACAAGCCGCTGGTCGCGCCGACCGATGCAAATGGCCTGAAGTTCCGCGTTCAGTCGTCGGACGTTCTGGTGGCCCAGATGGAAGCCATCGGTGGCTCGCCGCAGAAGATGGCCTTCTCGGAAGTCTATGGCGCGCTGCAGCAGGGTGTTGTGGACGGGCAGGAGAACACCTGGTCGAACATCTACGGCAAGAAGTTCTTTGAGGTTCAGGACGGTGTGACCGAAACCAACCACGGCATCATCGACTATCTGGTCGTGACCTCCGTGGACTGGCTCGACAGCCTGGACCCGGCCGTGCGTGATCAGTTCACCACCATCCTGAGCGAAGTGACCGAGACGCGCAACAGCGAAGCCTTTGCCGTAAACGAAGGCGCCAAGCAGGCAATCATTGATGCAGGCGGCACCATCCGTCAGTTGGACGCCACGCAGCGTCAGGCCTGGGTCGATACAATGAAGCCGGTTTGGGACAAGTTTGCAGGCGACGTGGGTCAGGACAAGATCGACGCAGCTCAGGCGATCAACGCCGGTTTCTGATTTGGGGACGTGGTCTGTTTGATCAATCAATTGGACATTCATAGGGCCTGTTCGAGGCTCGCCGAGAGGCAGGGTCCTGTGAATTCAAAAGAACAGAACACGTTCCACTAGATAGCGCCGCGTCCGAAGCTGGGGAGTGTTGGATGCGCGCGCGGGCGGGCCGGTTGATCGGCCTGCCTCAAACCCAAAAATCCAAAACAAAACGAGGACAGTGAGATGTCTGGTCAGACCACCGGTTCACCCGGGTTTGTCGACCGGCTTGAGGAGACCGTGATTGCGGCGCTTCTGGGGCTGATGACGATAATCACCTTCGCAAACGTCGTCGCGCGCTTTGCATTCAACTCGAACATCCTGTGGGCGCTGGAGGCCACCGTGTTTCTGTTTGCCTGGCTGGTTCTGCTGGGCGCATCTTACGCGGTCAAGAAACACGCGCACCTGGGTGTCGATGCCATCGTGAACATGCTGGCGCCAGCCGCGCGGCGCGCATTGGCGCTGATCGCGGTCGCGGCCTGCCTGATCTTCTCGCTGCTTATGCTGAAAGGGGCCTATGACTATTGGGCCGTCTTTGCGGACCTGCCGCCCACTTCGGGCCGCTGGTTCCCGACCGGGTTCGACATGAAGGCGCGCAGCCAGTCGTTCTATGAGGTGCAAGATGTGCCGATGATCGGTGCGCTGCGGTTTCTTGAGGATCTGATCAACTACGGCGACGCCTATGAAAAGATGCCCAAAGTGGTGCCTTATCTGGTGCTGCCACTGTCGATGCTGCTGCTGGTCTATCGCTTTGCGCAAGCCGCCATGCAGATCTTGCGCGGCGAAACCGACCGCCTGGTCGCCAGCCACGAAGTAGAGGACGAGCTGGAAGCCGTCCGTGCTCAGCAAGGGGAGCATGATTGATGGACGTCGTTCTTCTATTTTCGATGGTGATCGGCCTGCTGCTGATCGGCGTGCCGATTGCGGTGTCTCTGGGCCTGAGTTCCACCTTGTTCCTGCTGGTCTACTCCGACAGTTCGCTGGCGTCGGTCGCGGGCACTTTGTTCGAAGCGTTTGAGGGTCACTTTACGCTGCTGGCGATCCCGTTCTTCATTCTGGCCTCGTCTTTCATGACGACGGGCGGCGTGGCGCGGCGGATCATCCGGTTCTCGATCGCCTGCGTGGGCCATCTGCCCGGCGGTCTGGCGATTGCGGGCGTCTTTGCTTGTATGCTTTTTGCGGCCCTGTCCGGCTCGTCGCCTGCAACCGTTGTGGCCATCGGCTCGATCGTGATCGCGGGTATGCGGCAAGTTGGCTATTCCAAGGAATTCGCGGCAGGCGTCATCTGTAACGCCGGTACGCTTGGCATCCTGATCCCACCGTCCATCGTGATGGTGGTCTATGCGGCTGCGGTCGAAGTCTCGGTCGGTCGCATGTTCCTGGCTGGCATCATTCCAGGTCTGATGGCGGGCATCATGTTGATGGTGACCATTTATGTCATGGCCAAGGTCAAGAACCTGCCCAAAGGTGAATGGCAGGGCTGGGGTGAGATTTTCCAATCTGCGCGTGACGCGGGCTGGGGTCTGTTCCTGATCGTGATCATCCTGGGCGGCATCTATGGCGGTATCTTTACCCCAACCGAGGCCGCCGCGGTGGCGGCTGTCTATGCCTTTTTCATCGCGTGCTTTGTCTACAAGGACATGGGCCCGCTATCGAATGGTGAAGATGCGCCCAAGACCGCGCTGATGCGCAAGCCAATTGCTCTGGTCACGGCCTTCTTTCACGCCGATACCAAGCACACGCTGTTTGAGGCGGGCAAACTGACCGTCACGCTGCTGTTCGTGATCGCCAACGCGCTGATCCTCAAGCACGTGCTGACCGATGAGCAGATCCCGCAGCATATCGCCAATGCGATGCTGTCGGCGGGCTTTGGTCCGGTGATGTTCCTGGTCGTGGTGAACGTGATCCTGCTGATCGGTGGTCAGTTCATGGAGCCCTCGGGTCTTTTGGTTATCGTCGCCCCGCTGGTCTTCCCGATTGCCATCGAACTGGGCATCGACCCGATCCATCTGGGCATCATCATGGTGGTGAACATGGAAATCGGGATGATCACCCCGCCGGTGGGTCTGAACCTGTTTGTGACCTCAGGCGTGGCAGGCATGCCGATGATGAGCGTTGTGCGGGCGGCCCTGCCGTTCCTGGCGGTGCTCTTCGTCTTCCTGATCATGATCACTTACATCCCATGGCTCAGCACGGTCATCCCGAACGCGGTGATGGGGCCGGAGATCATAACGAAGTAGCGAGTGTTTAGCGTAACAAGAAAGCCGGGCTTGGAAACAGGCCCGGCTTTGTTTTTTCGGCCGTGGGAGGGGGCGCTGCCCCCGTCGCTTGCGCGACTCCCCCGCCGTATTTTCAAACAAGAAGAAGCAGGGGGCTTGGGGCTTAGGCCTGTTCCAGCGCCGTGATGATGGGCGAGAAATCCGCCGCCGTGAGGCTCGCGCCGCCGACGAGCGCGCCATCGACATTGGGCACCGCAAAGATGTCTGCCGCGTTCCCGGGTTTGACCGAACCGCCGTAAAGCAGGCGAACCGAGCGGCCAACGCCCTCACCAAAACGGCGTTCTAGCCGCGCACGGATAAAGTCGTGCACTTCGCCGATCTGCTCCAGCGTGGGCACCTTGCCGGTGCCAATGGCCCAGATCGGTTCATATGCGATCACCACGTTTTCGCCGGTCGCCAGATCGGGGATCGAGCCGGACATCTGACCCGCGATGATGTCGAGCGTGTTGGCGGCCTCGCGCTGTGCCAGGCTCTCGCCGAGGCAGATCACAGCTGTCAGGCCAGCGTCGATGGCGGCCTTGGCCTTGGCGCGCGCATCTTCGTTGCGCTCATCATGATCCTCGCGGCGTTCCGAATGGCCGACGATCACGGCTGTGGCGCCCGTATCCGCCAGCATCTGCGCGCTGATGTCCCCGGTGTGGGCACCGCTTGCATTGGCGTGGCAATCCTGACCGCCGATCCGAATGCTGGTGTCTTTGGCGACTTCGGCGGCACGGTGCAGCAAGGTGGCAGGGGGGCAGATCAGAATGTCGACACCAGCGTTTGCATGGGCCGTGGCCAGGCTCTCCAACTCGGCGAGGTTCGCGCCGATGCCGTTCATTTTCCAATTGCCTGCCGCCAGTTTGCGCCGCATGTGATGCCCTCGCCCTAATGCTCTGTGGTGTTATCCCACCCCCGATAGCACCGCCGGGGCGGGGTGACAATTGCGGTTGCCCCCGTCATGCGCAGCCGGTAGAGGCCCGGGCAAGCACTCACAAGCGGCGGGAGGCGCGGAATGCTGGAAAACCTGGATCTTCAGCTGCTCAAGGCGCGAAACCCGGCAGAGCTGCAACGATTGGCGCAGGAGGTCCGCAACGTGGGGTTCCTCAAGATCACCAATACCGGCCTAAGCGCGGCGCGTGTGATGGAAGTGATCGAAACCTACCGACGCTTTTTCCAACAGCCTGAGGCGGTCAAACATACGGTCGACATGGCGCGGACAGGATCGAACCGGGGCTGGGGCGGGGGACAATCCGAACAGGTCGATCCAAATGCCAATCCCGACTACAAGCAGGTGTTCGATTGCGGGTTCGAGTTGGCGCCGGATCACCCGGTACACGCCCGCAACCTGAGCGTTTATGCTCCGAACCTGTGGCCCGATACGCCAAAGGGGTTTCGCGAGGACATTCAGCTCTATTTCCAAGAGGCCTCAGGCGTCGCGATGGAGGTGCTGCGGGCAATCGCGCATGTGGTGGGGCAGGACGCGTCGGCGTTTGACGCGGCATTCGATCCGCCGATGGCGCTGCTCAGGGGCAATTATTATCCGCAACGGCCCGCTTGGGCCGGGGCGCGGGATTTCGGGATCGCGGCTCATACCGACTATGGCTGCCTGACCCTGCTGGCCACCGACGGTGTGCCGGGGCTTGAGGTGAAGAGGGCGGACGGCACCTGGGATGCAGTGACCACGCAGCCGGGTGAGTTTGTGATCAACTTTGGCGAGATGCTGGAGTTCTGGACGGCAGGGCAGGTCAAGGCAACAGAGCATCGTGTGGTGGGAAGCGCCAACGAACGCCTGTCGGTGCCGCTGTTTTTCAACCCGTCCTATGACACCAACGTCGCCCCGCCAGGGTCCGGCGAGGTG is part of the Falsiruegeria litorea R37 genome and encodes:
- the tpiA gene encoding triose-phosphate isomerase, whose amino-acid sequence is MRRKLAAGNWKMNGIGANLAELESLATAHANAGVDILICPPATLLHRAAEVAKDTSIRIGGQDCHANASGAHTGDISAQMLADTGATAVIVGHSERREDHDERNEDARAKAKAAIDAGLTAVICLGESLAQREAANTLDIIAGQMSGSIPDLATGENVVIAYEPIWAIGTGKVPTLEQIGEVHDFIRARLERRFGEGVGRSVRLLYGGSVKPGNAADIFAVPNVDGALVGGASLTAADFSPIITALEQA
- a CDS encoding isopenicillin N synthase family dioxygenase; translated protein: MLENLDLQLLKARNPAELQRLAQEVRNVGFLKITNTGLSAARVMEVIETYRRFFQQPEAVKHTVDMARTGSNRGWGGGQSEQVDPNANPDYKQVFDCGFELAPDHPVHARNLSVYAPNLWPDTPKGFREDIQLYFQEASGVAMEVLRAIAHVVGQDASAFDAAFDPPMALLRGNYYPQRPAWAGARDFGIAAHTDYGCLTLLATDGVPGLEVKRADGTWDAVTTQPGEFVINFGEMLEFWTAGQVKATEHRVVGSANERLSVPLFFNPSYDTNVAPPGSGEVITAGEHLTRRYDETYVHLQNQKA